A single region of the Phyllostomus discolor isolate MPI-MPIP mPhyDis1 chromosome 14, mPhyDis1.pri.v3, whole genome shotgun sequence genome encodes:
- the GABPB2 gene encoding GA-binding protein subunit beta-2 isoform X3 has product MSLVDLGKRLLEAARKGQDDEVRTLMANGAPFTTDWLGTSPLHLAAQYGHYSTAEVLLRAGVSRDARTKVDRTPLHMAAADGHAHIVELLVRNGADVNAKDMLKMTALHWATEYHHRDVVELLIKYGADVHAFSKFDKSAFDIALEKNNAEILVILQEAMQNQVNANRERVNPVTMATPFIFTSGEVVNLASLVSSANTKTTSANSEEIIEGNSVDSSIQQVVGSGGQRVITIVTDGVPLGNIQTAIPTGGIGQPFIVTMQDGQQVLTVPAGQVAEETIIEEEEEEAEKSPLTKKPRVEEMTNSVEESQEGTEKELLQQQLQEANRRAQEYRHQLLKKEQEAEQYRLKLEAMARQQPNGVEFTMVEEVAEVDAVVVTEGEMEEREMEVPGAGGTTEPHTGVSMEAVSS; this is encoded by the exons ATGTCTTTGGTGGACTTAGGGAAGAGGTtgctagaagcagcaagaaaaggcCAAGATGATGAAGTGAGAACATTGATGGCAAATGGCGCCCCATTTACCACAGACTGG CTTGGAACATCACCCCTCCACCTTGCAGCCCAGTATGGTCATTATTCCACAGCAGAAGTACTCCTGCGAGCAGGCGTTAGCAGGGATGCGCGAACCAAAGTGGACAGAACCCCCTTGCATATGGCTGCAGCTGATGGACATGCGCACATCGTGGAACTTCTTGTTAGG AATGGTGCAGACGTGAATGCCAAGGATATGCTGAAAATGACAGCTTTGCATTGGGCCACAGAGTACCACCATCGAGATGTTGTAGAGCTACTTATCAAATATGGAGCTGATGTCCATGCTTTTAGCAAGTTTGATAAATCTGCCTTTGACATAGCCCTGGAGAAGAACAATGCTGAAATTCTGGTCATCCTTCAg GAAGCAATGCAGAATCAGGTGAATGCTAATCGCGAGAGAGTCAACCCTGTGACTATGGCTACCCCATTTATCTTCACATCAGGAGAGGTTGTCAACCTCGCTAGCCTTGTCTCTTCAGCCAACACCAAAACAACCTCAG CGAATTCAGAGGAAATCATAGAAGGAAATTCTGTTGACTCATCAATCCAGCAAGTAGTGGGGAGTGGAGGCCAGCGGGTGATCACCATAGTGACTGATGGAGTCCCTCTGGGTAATATACAAACTGCAATCCCTACTGGAGGCATTGGCCAGCCATTTATTGTAACTATGCAAGATGGACAGCAAG TTCTAACTGTACCTGCTGGTCAGGTTGCAGAAGAGACTATaattgaagaagaggaagaagaagcagagaagTCACCATTGACTAAGAAACCAAGGGTAGAAGAAATGACAAACAGTGTGGAGGAAAGTCAG GAAGGCACTGAAAAAGAACTACTACAGCAGCAGCTTCAGGAGGCCAACCGAAGAGCCCAGGAATACCGACACCAGCTCCTAAAGAAAGAGCAGGAGGCAGAACAGTACCGCCTCAAACTGGAGGCTATGGCCCGACAACAGCCCAATGGAGTTGAGTTCACCATGGTTGAAGAGGTGGCTGAGGTAGACGCTGTAGTAGTCACAGAGGGggagatggaagagagagagatggaagtgcctggggcaggagggaccACAGAGCCTCATACTGGAGTTTCCATGGAAGCTGTTTCATCTTAA
- the GABPB2 gene encoding GA-binding protein subunit beta-2 isoform X1: MSLVDLGKRLLEAARKGQDDEVRTLMANGAPFTTDWLGTSPLHLAAQYGHYSTAEVLLRAGVSRDARTKVDRTPLHMAAADGHAHIVELLVRNGADVNAKDMLKMTALHWATEYHHRDVVELLIKYGADVHAFSKFDKSAFDIALEKNNAEILVILQEAMQNQVNANRERVNPVTMATPFIFTSGEVVNLASLVSSANTKTTSVHFSNSTTSVLATLAALAEASAPLSNSHRATANSEEIIEGNSVDSSIQQVVGSGGQRVITIVTDGVPLGNIQTAIPTGGIGQPFIVTMQDGQQVLTVPAGQVAEETIIEEEEEEAEKSPLTKKPRVEEMTNSVEESQEGTEKELLQQQLQEANRRAQEYRHQLLKKEQEAEQYRLKLEAMARQQPNGVEFTMVEEVAEVDAVVVTEGEMEEREMEVPGAGGTTEPHTGVSMEAVSS; encoded by the exons ATGTCTTTGGTGGACTTAGGGAAGAGGTtgctagaagcagcaagaaaaggcCAAGATGATGAAGTGAGAACATTGATGGCAAATGGCGCCCCATTTACCACAGACTGG CTTGGAACATCACCCCTCCACCTTGCAGCCCAGTATGGTCATTATTCCACAGCAGAAGTACTCCTGCGAGCAGGCGTTAGCAGGGATGCGCGAACCAAAGTGGACAGAACCCCCTTGCATATGGCTGCAGCTGATGGACATGCGCACATCGTGGAACTTCTTGTTAGG AATGGTGCAGACGTGAATGCCAAGGATATGCTGAAAATGACAGCTTTGCATTGGGCCACAGAGTACCACCATCGAGATGTTGTAGAGCTACTTATCAAATATGGAGCTGATGTCCATGCTTTTAGCAAGTTTGATAAATCTGCCTTTGACATAGCCCTGGAGAAGAACAATGCTGAAATTCTGGTCATCCTTCAg GAAGCAATGCAGAATCAGGTGAATGCTAATCGCGAGAGAGTCAACCCTGTGACTATGGCTACCCCATTTATCTTCACATCAGGAGAGGTTGTCAACCTCGCTAGCCTTGTCTCTTCAGCCAACACCAAAACAACCTCAG TACACTTCTCAAATTCTACCACCTCAGTGTTGGCCACCCTTGCAGCTCTTGCTGAAGCATCAGCCCCCCTCTCCaactcacacagagccacag CGAATTCAGAGGAAATCATAGAAGGAAATTCTGTTGACTCATCAATCCAGCAAGTAGTGGGGAGTGGAGGCCAGCGGGTGATCACCATAGTGACTGATGGAGTCCCTCTGGGTAATATACAAACTGCAATCCCTACTGGAGGCATTGGCCAGCCATTTATTGTAACTATGCAAGATGGACAGCAAG TTCTAACTGTACCTGCTGGTCAGGTTGCAGAAGAGACTATaattgaagaagaggaagaagaagcagagaagTCACCATTGACTAAGAAACCAAGGGTAGAAGAAATGACAAACAGTGTGGAGGAAAGTCAG GAAGGCACTGAAAAAGAACTACTACAGCAGCAGCTTCAGGAGGCCAACCGAAGAGCCCAGGAATACCGACACCAGCTCCTAAAGAAAGAGCAGGAGGCAGAACAGTACCGCCTCAAACTGGAGGCTATGGCCCGACAACAGCCCAATGGAGTTGAGTTCACCATGGTTGAAGAGGTGGCTGAGGTAGACGCTGTAGTAGTCACAGAGGGggagatggaagagagagagatggaagtgcctggggcaggagggaccACAGAGCCTCATACTGGAGTTTCCATGGAAGCTGTTTCATCTTAA
- the GABPB2 gene encoding GA-binding protein subunit beta-2 isoform X2: MSLVDLGKRLLEAARKGQDDEVRTLMANGAPFTTDWLGTSPLHLAAQYGHYSTAEVLLRAGVSRDARTKVDRTPLHMAAADGHAHIVELLVRNGADVNAKDMLKMTALHWATEYHHRDVVELLIKYGADVHAFSKFDKSAFDIALEKNNAEILVILQEAMQNQVNANRERVNPVTMATPFIFTSGEVVNLASLVSSANTKTTSVHFSNSTTSVLATLAALAEASAPLSNSHRATANSEEIIEGNSVDSSIQQVVGSGGQRVITIVTDGVPLGNIQTAIPTGGIGQPFIVTMQDGQQVLTVPAGQVAEETIIEEEEEEAEKSPLTKKPRVEEMTNSVEESQEGTEKELLQQQLQEANRRAQEYRHQLLKKEQEAEQYRLKLEAMARQQPNGVEFTMVEEVAEGVEFNAAEDIQA; encoded by the exons ATGTCTTTGGTGGACTTAGGGAAGAGGTtgctagaagcagcaagaaaaggcCAAGATGATGAAGTGAGAACATTGATGGCAAATGGCGCCCCATTTACCACAGACTGG CTTGGAACATCACCCCTCCACCTTGCAGCCCAGTATGGTCATTATTCCACAGCAGAAGTACTCCTGCGAGCAGGCGTTAGCAGGGATGCGCGAACCAAAGTGGACAGAACCCCCTTGCATATGGCTGCAGCTGATGGACATGCGCACATCGTGGAACTTCTTGTTAGG AATGGTGCAGACGTGAATGCCAAGGATATGCTGAAAATGACAGCTTTGCATTGGGCCACAGAGTACCACCATCGAGATGTTGTAGAGCTACTTATCAAATATGGAGCTGATGTCCATGCTTTTAGCAAGTTTGATAAATCTGCCTTTGACATAGCCCTGGAGAAGAACAATGCTGAAATTCTGGTCATCCTTCAg GAAGCAATGCAGAATCAGGTGAATGCTAATCGCGAGAGAGTCAACCCTGTGACTATGGCTACCCCATTTATCTTCACATCAGGAGAGGTTGTCAACCTCGCTAGCCTTGTCTCTTCAGCCAACACCAAAACAACCTCAG TACACTTCTCAAATTCTACCACCTCAGTGTTGGCCACCCTTGCAGCTCTTGCTGAAGCATCAGCCCCCCTCTCCaactcacacagagccacag CGAATTCAGAGGAAATCATAGAAGGAAATTCTGTTGACTCATCAATCCAGCAAGTAGTGGGGAGTGGAGGCCAGCGGGTGATCACCATAGTGACTGATGGAGTCCCTCTGGGTAATATACAAACTGCAATCCCTACTGGAGGCATTGGCCAGCCATTTATTGTAACTATGCAAGATGGACAGCAAG TTCTAACTGTACCTGCTGGTCAGGTTGCAGAAGAGACTATaattgaagaagaggaagaagaagcagagaagTCACCATTGACTAAGAAACCAAGGGTAGAAGAAATGACAAACAGTGTGGAGGAAAGTCAG GAAGGCACTGAAAAAGAACTACTACAGCAGCAGCTTCAGGAGGCCAACCGAAGAGCCCAGGAATACCGACACCAGCTCCTAAAGAAAGAGCAGGAGGCAGAACAGTACCGCCTCAAACTGGAGGCTATGGCCCGACAACAGCCCAATGGAGTTGAGTTCACCATGGTTGAAGAGGTGGCTGAG GGGGTTGAGTTTAATGCTGCAGAAGATATCCAGGCCTAA